The Acinetobacter pittii genome contains a region encoding:
- a CDS encoding entericidin A/B family lipoprotein, translating into MMKKVLAASVMIAVVLTGCNTFKGFGKDVSKAGDAVTNTAEKTQDKM; encoded by the coding sequence ATGATGAAAAAAGTTTTAGCTGCTTCTGTAATGATTGCTGTTGTTTTAACAGGCTGTAATACGTTTAAGGGTTTTGGTAAAGATGTTTCTAAAGCAGGTGATGCTGTAACGAATACTGCTGAGAAAACACAAGATAAAATGTAA
- the elsL gene encoding cell wall-recycling L,D-carboxypeptidase ElsL — translation MSQFKLEDADVLIDLANQTLTLPKHNKFYVISTGKNGIGEQENTGRTPRGWHRVAKKIGADSPQNAVFIARKPTGEVYSNELAAQFPERDWILSRILWLDGLEEGFNKGEGHDTMQRYIYIHGTPDKEPMGVPMSHGCIRMRNEEIIELFDLVTEDALVYLSEQSLT, via the coding sequence ATGTCTCAATTTAAGCTCGAAGATGCAGATGTCCTCATCGATTTGGCAAATCAAACCTTAACCTTACCTAAGCATAATAAGTTTTATGTTATTTCAACCGGGAAGAACGGAATTGGTGAGCAGGAGAATACTGGTAGGACTCCACGTGGATGGCATAGGGTTGCAAAAAAAATTGGTGCTGACTCTCCTCAAAATGCGGTTTTTATTGCACGTAAGCCAACAGGGGAGGTCTATAGCAATGAGCTAGCAGCCCAATTCCCTGAACGAGATTGGATATTGTCACGTATTCTTTGGTTAGATGGCTTAGAAGAAGGCTTTAATAAAGGCGAAGGTCATGACACCATGCAGCGTTATATCTATATTCATGGCACACCTGATAAAGAACCGATGGGTGTTCCCATGTCACATGGATGTATTCGAATGCGTAATGAGGAAATCATTGAGTTGTTTGATTTAGTCACTGAAGATGCATTGGTTTATTTATCTGAGCAATCTTTAACCTAA
- the yccS gene encoding YccS family putative transporter, producing the protein MKSWFKRLKRATYNTTFMYNVRMLIAFSGTAFVPYFLGYQLATIPLTLGVVAAGLSDIDDRFSVRIMNLIYTYIGFFVTAASVQLLFPYPMAFALGLIASCIGWILLGSLGRRYATISYGCLVVSVYTMLGVHLFDHWYIQPALLVAGAAWYGLIATISFLLFPVRQLQDKLAASYASLGDFLFAKSNLFDVDMTPASYQQSMIELSLENGKLITIFNDLKTALLTRLKGDRGQKDTRRSLHYYFVAQDIHERADSAHIDYQKLAKIFQHSDILFRFQRILAVQGKACQELNECILQRKPYNHNKRFKQSFENLRLSLEKLRRDQHYDLLWVNALFALYQNLKSIDSQLLNLETEQHIQSDKVKQAENQLKDDDLQGWNDIVIRIKQNLTPESVLFRHAIRVSIVLFIGYVLIQMTNIEYGYWIMLTALFVSQPNFNATKRRLRLRIVGTLIGIVVGLAIIFLIPSTEGQLFMLILSGVLFFELRSKQYAQATAFITILALINFNLDGSAMAAAIPRFVDTLIGCALAWFGVTFIWPDWKFRRLPRNIRRSLQAQCNYLAEVVKQYHEGRNHALNYRIVRRAAHNTDAEVASLISTLATEPDFDPTRKSDIFEFLCLNHTFLSYIAALGAHRENIQDQAVLKLLDQALDDIEGALLRDEMPDLTAQNMLQTIRQRLSQNNEEDQKSLIILQQLSLMLGVLNRFSMLKQRLSHDLDNDASELASL; encoded by the coding sequence TTGAAATCTTGGTTTAAACGCCTAAAAAGAGCGACTTATAACACAACATTTATGTATAACGTGCGAATGCTGATAGCCTTTTCAGGAACTGCTTTCGTGCCTTATTTTTTAGGCTATCAATTAGCAACTATTCCACTCACTTTAGGTGTAGTCGCAGCAGGTTTGAGTGATATTGATGATCGCTTTTCCGTGCGAATCATGAACCTAATTTATACTTATATTGGGTTCTTCGTTACCGCAGCTTCGGTACAACTACTTTTCCCCTACCCAATGGCTTTTGCCTTAGGGTTGATTGCTTCATGTATTGGTTGGATTTTACTAGGTTCATTAGGACGTCGTTACGCCACCATTTCTTATGGCTGTTTGGTTGTTTCGGTCTATACAATGTTGGGTGTTCACCTTTTCGATCATTGGTATATTCAACCGGCCCTTTTAGTCGCAGGTGCTGCATGGTATGGCCTCATTGCTACTATTAGTTTTTTATTATTTCCAGTTCGACAACTACAAGACAAACTGGCTGCGTCTTATGCATCTTTAGGTGATTTTCTATTTGCAAAGTCAAATTTGTTTGATGTAGATATGACGCCTGCCAGCTATCAGCAAAGTATGATTGAGCTGTCATTAGAAAATGGTAAATTAATTACGATTTTTAATGACTTAAAAACAGCGTTATTGACTCGTTTAAAAGGTGACCGTGGACAAAAAGATACACGCCGAAGCCTACATTATTATTTTGTTGCTCAAGACATTCATGAGCGTGCTGACTCAGCCCATATCGACTATCAAAAATTAGCCAAAATTTTTCAGCACAGTGATATTTTGTTTAGATTTCAACGAATTTTGGCGGTTCAAGGCAAAGCTTGCCAAGAGTTAAACGAATGTATTTTACAGCGTAAACCTTATAACCATAACAAACGCTTCAAGCAGAGTTTTGAGAACTTAAGACTATCTTTAGAGAAGTTAAGACGTGATCAGCATTATGACCTTTTATGGGTAAATGCTCTTTTCGCTTTGTACCAAAATTTAAAGTCTATCGACTCTCAGTTGCTCAATTTGGAAACTGAACAACACATTCAATCCGATAAAGTAAAACAAGCCGAGAATCAGCTTAAAGATGATGATTTACAAGGATGGAATGATATTGTTATCCGAATAAAACAGAATTTAACTCCCGAATCTGTACTCTTCCGCCATGCAATTCGCGTCTCAATTGTTCTTTTTATTGGATATGTATTGATTCAAATGACCAATATTGAGTATGGCTATTGGATTATGCTTACGGCTCTGTTTGTAAGCCAACCCAACTTCAACGCAACTAAACGTCGCTTACGCTTACGAATTGTCGGAACTTTAATTGGTATTGTCGTTGGACTTGCGATTATCTTCTTAATTCCTTCAACCGAAGGACAACTATTTATGTTGATATTAAGTGGGGTTCTATTTTTTGAGTTACGTAGTAAGCAATATGCTCAAGCAACAGCCTTTATTACGATTCTTGCATTAATTAACTTTAATCTTGACGGTTCAGCAATGGCTGCTGCCATTCCTCGATTTGTAGATACTTTAATTGGATGTGCACTAGCTTGGTTTGGCGTGACTTTTATTTGGCCTGACTGGAAATTCCGACGTTTACCCCGCAACATCAGACGTTCATTACAAGCTCAATGTAACTATTTAGCTGAAGTCGTTAAACAATATCATGAAGGCCGCAATCATGCGCTGAATTACCGTATTGTAAGACGGGCTGCTCATAATACTGATGCCGAGGTTGCTTCACTTATCTCAACTTTAGCGACTGAGCCAGACTTTGACCCTACCCGTAAATCCGATATCTTTGAATTTTTATGTTTAAACCATACGTTTTTAAGTTATATCGCAGCACTTGGGGCACATCGAGAAAATATTCAGGACCAAGCTGTTCTTAAACTTTTAGATCAAGCGTTAGATGACATTGAAGGTGCTTTATTAAGAGATGAAATGCCTGATCTTACAGCACAAAATATGCTCCAAACGATACGCCAACGTTTAAGTCAAAATAATGAGGAAGACCAAAAATCACTCATTATTTTACAGCAGCTCTCGCTCATGCTTGGTGTATTGAACCGATTTAGTATGTTAAAACAACGGCTAAGTCATGATCTTGATAATGATGCCAGCGAGCTTGCATCGTTATAA
- the dapE gene encoding succinyl-diaminopimelate desuccinylase: MNHSDTLSLSLELLQQPSVTPIDHICQNIMADRLAKIGFHIEPMRFGEVDNLWARRGTEEPVFCFAGHTDVVPTGKLEAWNSDPFIPEIRDGKLYGRGSADMKTALAAMVVASERFVAKHPDHKGSIAFLITSDEEGPAINGTVKVIETLEKRNEKMTWCLVGEPSSTHKLGDIVKNGRRGSLNAVLKVQGKQGHVAYPHLARNPIHEASSSLAELCQTVWDNGNEYFPATSFQISNIHAGTGATNVIPGTLEVTFNFRYSTEVTAEQLKQRVHEILDKHGLEYEIVWNLSGLPFLTPVGELVNAAQTAILNVTGTETELSTSGGTSDGRFIAPTGAQVLELGVLNATIHQINEHVDVHDLDPLTDIYEQILENLLAK; encoded by the coding sequence ATGAATCATTCAGATACTCTCTCGCTTAGCCTAGAACTGTTACAACAACCTTCTGTTACTCCTATTGATCACATCTGCCAAAACATCATGGCAGACCGTTTAGCCAAAATCGGTTTCCATATTGAACCAATGCGTTTTGGTGAAGTTGATAATCTCTGGGCACGCCGCGGAACTGAAGAACCTGTATTTTGCTTTGCAGGTCATACTGACGTAGTACCGACAGGTAAATTAGAAGCATGGAATTCAGATCCGTTCATACCTGAAATTCGCGATGGCAAATTATATGGTCGTGGTTCAGCCGATATGAAAACAGCTCTTGCAGCTATGGTCGTTGCATCTGAACGTTTTGTTGCAAAACATCCTGATCATAAAGGTTCGATTGCTTTTCTAATTACTTCTGATGAAGAAGGCCCTGCTATTAACGGTACGGTTAAAGTGATTGAGACTCTTGAAAAACGTAATGAAAAAATGACGTGGTGTTTGGTTGGTGAACCTTCAAGTACTCATAAACTGGGTGATATTGTTAAGAATGGCCGTCGTGGCTCACTTAATGCCGTATTAAAGGTTCAAGGTAAGCAAGGCCATGTAGCTTATCCACATTTAGCACGTAATCCAATTCATGAAGCATCATCATCTTTAGCAGAACTGTGCCAAACTGTTTGGGATAATGGAAATGAATATTTCCCAGCAACCTCATTTCAGATTTCAAATATTCATGCTGGCACTGGCGCAACAAATGTTATTCCTGGAACATTAGAAGTTACTTTTAACTTCCGTTATTCAACAGAAGTGACAGCAGAACAACTTAAACAACGTGTACACGAAATTTTAGATAAACACGGTTTAGAGTACGAAATCGTTTGGAATCTTTCTGGTTTACCATTCCTAACACCTGTGGGTGAACTCGTTAATGCAGCGCAAACTGCTATTTTGAACGTAACCGGTACTGAAACTGAGCTTTCAACGAGTGGTGGTACTTCTGATGGCCGTTTTATTGCTCCAACAGGCGCACAGGTATTAGAGTTAGGTGTTCTGAACGCAACAATTCATCAAATTAACGAACATGTTGATGTACACGACCTTGATCCACTAACTGATATTTATGAGCAAATTTTGGAAAATCTGTTAGCTAAGTAA
- the cysJ gene encoding PepSY domain-containing protein has translation MFKKILFQIHWFLGITAGLILSIMGVTGAIYSYDQQILKWVNSDSYVVQAENTPKLTPAQLYQHFNTTQPEIKINSITIAKDPTSSSIVNIEKEGERRGYNMMVNPYNAEVLPDVKGRKLLLLIQQIHRNLTAGEVGKQITGACALMLIYFVLSGLYLRWPKKHSARQWLAVKPKLKGRNFIWDLHAVVGTWVIVFYLLFACTGLYWSYDWWRSGMFKVMGVEQPKRQDHGTTPQNRGMQQGKQSDRNNDKKSEPQLDNTQLITALNQTWSGFNSQVGRDYSTLTLSLPKKDDGKIELSFVDANPQHERARNQAIYNYQTGNIEKMELYEDKKLNQKIMNSMLPVHRGSFFGPIYQFIAMLASLAMPLFLVTGWMLYLKRRKQKKLTQAARQSLAGQYIDPNAKPWLITYATQTGVAEQLAWSTATSLQEAHQPVQVKPVQQLTQTDLEQHQQVLFVISTYGTGDAPDLATSFAKKLLKLNVDLKHINYAVLALGSKEYPDTYCSFGHAVDAWLKANGAHALFNTIEVDNANPSDIQNWNQSLAKATKLDLHAVNLEKVFDSWTLQRRDLLNPNSLGQPAYNIELKANHEAIWQAGDIAEIQPGNSPERIHAFLQKHHILKNSKVDSLQISIEKALWNKDLTGEIEPFANLDHLLEQLPTLPTREYSIASIPSQQVLRLVVRQQYDASGNLGLGSGWLTQHTQVNNEIALRIRTNESFHLIDDNRPIICIGNGTGIAGLMSLLHTRTRHDYTENWLIFGERQRACDFFYESTIEAWQTTGMLKRLDLAFSRDQEQRVYVQDVIRQNAAELVSWIERGAVLYVCGSIDGMASGVDQALIEILGEERIDELRQQGRYRRDVY, from the coding sequence ATGTTTAAAAAAATTTTATTTCAAATTCATTGGTTTCTGGGTATTACTGCTGGCCTCATCTTATCCATTATGGGTGTTACAGGAGCAATTTATTCTTATGACCAACAAATTTTAAAATGGGTGAATTCTGATAGTTATGTTGTTCAAGCTGAAAACACTCCAAAATTAACTCCTGCTCAGCTATATCAACATTTCAATACAACCCAACCTGAAATCAAAATTAATAGCATTACGATCGCCAAGGACCCAACTTCTTCCTCTATTGTAAATATTGAAAAAGAAGGTGAACGCCGTGGCTACAATATGATGGTGAACCCTTATAACGCTGAAGTTCTTCCAGATGTTAAAGGACGAAAGTTGTTGTTACTCATACAACAAATTCATCGTAATTTAACAGCAGGTGAAGTTGGTAAACAAATTACTGGTGCCTGCGCACTCATGCTAATTTACTTCGTACTCAGTGGATTATATTTACGTTGGCCTAAAAAGCACTCTGCTCGTCAATGGCTTGCTGTTAAACCGAAACTCAAAGGCCGAAATTTTATTTGGGATCTACATGCTGTTGTCGGCACATGGGTCATTGTTTTTTATCTTCTTTTCGCATGTACAGGACTATATTGGTCTTATGATTGGTGGCGTAGTGGCATGTTCAAAGTGATGGGAGTTGAACAGCCTAAACGACAAGATCATGGCACCACTCCTCAAAATCGTGGAATGCAGCAAGGTAAACAATCTGATCGTAATAATGATAAAAAATCAGAGCCTCAATTAGATAATACTCAGCTCATTACAGCACTTAATCAAACATGGAGCGGCTTTAATAGTCAGGTCGGACGTGATTATTCAACTCTAACATTAAGCTTACCAAAAAAAGATGATGGAAAAATTGAGTTAAGCTTTGTCGATGCTAACCCACAACACGAACGCGCACGTAACCAAGCCATCTATAATTATCAAACTGGCAACATCGAAAAGATGGAGCTTTACGAAGACAAAAAGCTTAATCAAAAGATTATGAACAGCATGTTACCCGTACACCGCGGTAGCTTCTTTGGACCAATTTATCAATTCATTGCAATGCTTGCTTCTCTAGCAATGCCTTTGTTCTTGGTTACTGGGTGGATGCTGTATCTTAAACGCCGTAAACAGAAAAAATTAACACAGGCGGCTCGTCAGTCTTTAGCAGGACAATACATTGATCCAAATGCAAAGCCTTGGCTTATTACTTATGCAACTCAAACAGGCGTAGCTGAACAACTCGCTTGGAGTACGGCAACAAGTTTACAAGAGGCTCATCAACCCGTTCAGGTAAAACCTGTACAGCAGCTAACACAAACTGATTTAGAGCAACATCAGCAGGTTTTATTTGTGATCAGTACTTATGGTACTGGTGATGCTCCTGATCTTGCTACAAGCTTTGCTAAAAAACTTTTAAAATTGAATGTGGATCTTAAGCACATCAACTATGCTGTTCTAGCGCTGGGCTCTAAAGAATATCCAGACACTTATTGTAGTTTCGGCCATGCAGTAGATGCTTGGCTTAAAGCAAATGGTGCCCATGCTCTCTTCAATACAATTGAAGTTGATAATGCAAACCCATCGGATATTCAAAATTGGAATCAATCTCTCGCTAAAGCAACCAAATTAGATTTACATGCTGTAAATCTGGAAAAAGTATTTGATAGTTGGACATTACAACGACGCGACTTACTCAATCCAAATAGCTTAGGTCAGCCTGCTTATAATATTGAACTTAAAGCAAATCATGAGGCGATATGGCAAGCGGGTGATATTGCTGAAATCCAACCTGGTAATAGTCCTGAACGTATTCATGCTTTTTTGCAAAAGCATCATATTCTTAAAAATTCAAAAGTTGATTCATTGCAGATTTCAATCGAAAAAGCACTTTGGAATAAAGATTTAACTGGTGAAATTGAACCATTTGCCAATCTGGATCATTTATTAGAGCAGCTCCCTACTCTACCAACACGAGAGTATTCGATTGCGAGTATTCCTTCTCAGCAAGTCCTTCGTTTGGTTGTTCGTCAACAATATGATGCGTCTGGTAATTTAGGTTTAGGGTCAGGTTGGCTGACTCAACATACACAAGTTAATAATGAAATTGCTTTGCGTATTCGTACCAATGAATCATTCCATCTTATTGATGATAACCGCCCTATTATTTGTATTGGTAACGGAACAGGTATTGCTGGCTTAATGAGCCTATTACACACCCGTACACGTCATGATTACACTGAAAACTGGTTAATCTTTGGTGAACGTCAAAGAGCATGTGATTTCTTCTATGAATCAACTATTGAAGCATGGCAAACCACAGGAATGTTAAAACGCCTTGATTTAGCATTTTCGAGAGACCAAGAACAACGTGTGTATGTTCAGGATGTAATCCGTCAGAATGCAGCAGAATTAGTAAGCTGGATAGAACGCGGTGCGGTTCTTTATGTATGCGGTAGTATTGATGGTATGGCAAGTGGAGTCGATCAAGCACTTATCGAAATTCTAGGTGAAGAACGGATAGATGAGTTAAGACAACAAGGTCGTTACCGCCGTGATGTTTATTAA
- a CDS encoding SdpI family protein, protein MTAKTLYAYTLQPVPYDVSEAEQRNAQLLIWRSTNKISTKIWAIMGVVLALAILGLIFIKNYSTVFCWVAIVAVVLYYLGRKYGLEWYVKRKMNEFPVQEIKGIRLGVQPHGIVMRQQMGLQEGVGTIGWKNIYEWYNTPDFILVNFKVKDPKGQEQQGAYILPKRMDSKNFSFNTIRTHLKESVGEPKTL, encoded by the coding sequence ATGACCGCGAAAACTTTATACGCTTATACGCTTCAGCCTGTTCCCTATGACGTGTCAGAAGCTGAACAACGTAATGCACAGCTTCTTATCTGGCGCAGCACCAATAAAATCAGCACAAAAATTTGGGCAATTATGGGTGTCGTTTTAGCCCTAGCTATATTAGGTCTTATTTTTATTAAGAACTACTCTACTGTTTTTTGCTGGGTTGCTATTGTTGCTGTAGTACTTTATTACCTAGGTCGTAAATACGGATTAGAGTGGTACGTTAAACGCAAAATGAATGAATTTCCGGTACAGGAAATCAAAGGTATTCGTTTAGGTGTGCAGCCTCATGGTATTGTGATGCGTCAACAAATGGGCTTACAAGAAGGCGTAGGTACTATCGGATGGAAAAATATCTACGAATGGTACAATACACCTGATTTTATTTTGGTCAATTTCAAAGTAAAAGATCCAAAAGGCCAAGAACAACAAGGTGCTTATATCCTACCTAAGCGTATGGATTCTAAGAACTTCTCGTTCAACACCATCCGCACACACTTAAAAGAATCTGTTGGCGAGCCAAAAACCTTGTAA
- the sanA gene encoding YdcF family protein: protein MQVSKWIRIFLAIIGSILFLDGLVLICLNKINVGTVIPLILGAFFCLYSLFYYHLERFFFYHYRLHTLWRFGWLCFWIWLIGLGYFFSFIKENKDTSNNIPPVKAIIVLGSGVENGKPSTILAKRLDTAAPLALKQQQAQIVLSGGLDFSEKESEALVMSRYLEQKYHIARDQMILEDKSTSTELNLKNSKPLLEQHQITLDQSIAIVTSDFHIPRAVAIAKKQGYTQVYGVAAETPLATRYNAWLREYFAYASGWLLNEY, encoded by the coding sequence ATGCAAGTCAGTAAGTGGATCCGTATTTTCCTAGCAATCATTGGTTCGATTTTATTTCTAGATGGATTAGTTCTAATTTGTCTCAATAAAATTAATGTAGGCACCGTTATTCCTTTAATTTTAGGTGCTTTCTTCTGCCTATATTCCTTATTTTATTATCATTTAGAACGCTTTTTCTTTTATCACTATCGCTTACACACACTTTGGCGTTTTGGATGGTTATGCTTCTGGATATGGTTAATTGGCTTAGGCTATTTTTTTAGCTTTATTAAAGAAAATAAAGATACTTCAAATAATATTCCTCCAGTAAAAGCAATTATTGTCTTAGGAAGTGGTGTTGAGAATGGTAAACCATCCACAATTCTTGCAAAACGTTTAGATACAGCCGCTCCCTTAGCCCTAAAACAGCAGCAAGCACAGATTGTTCTATCAGGTGGTCTTGATTTTTCAGAAAAAGAAAGCGAAGCATTAGTTATGTCTCGTTATCTTGAACAAAAGTATCATATCGCAAGAGATCAAATGATCCTTGAAGATAAAAGCACCAGCACAGAGCTTAACTTAAAAAATAGTAAACCCTTATTAGAACAACATCAGATTACCTTGGACCAGTCAATCGCTATTGTGACAAGTGATTTTCATATACCTCGAGCAGTAGCAATCGCAAAAAAACAGGGCTATACCCAAGTTTATGGAGTCGCTGCCGAGACGCCATTGGCTACTCGCTACAATGCATGGTTACGTGAATACTTCGCATACGCGAGTGGATGGCTTCTAAACGAATATTAA
- a CDS encoding YbaN family protein: MRTLFWRSLVVIFITLGIIGAILPGMPTTVFLILAAWAASKGWPQMDAWLLNHPKYGPTLRDWRANGTVPRKAKWIASIMMAISGLIMLFTSAPLWVKVFTDTTMFIVAVWLWLRPEPKSETARR, translated from the coding sequence ATGCGAACATTGTTCTGGCGCTCTTTGGTCGTGATTTTTATCACGCTAGGCATTATTGGAGCAATTTTACCAGGTATGCCAACAACAGTGTTTTTGATTCTGGCTGCTTGGGCGGCTTCAAAAGGGTGGCCACAAATGGATGCCTGGTTATTAAATCATCCCAAATACGGTCCGACATTACGTGATTGGCGAGCCAATGGTACAGTGCCACGTAAAGCTAAGTGGATTGCAAGCATAATGATGGCAATCAGTGGTCTTATAATGCTGTTTACTTCAGCACCACTTTGGGTCAAGGTTTTTACTGATACTACCATGTTCATCGTTGCAGTTTGGTTATGGTTACGGCCTGAGCCAAAAAGTGAAACTGCGCGTAGATAA
- a CDS encoding DUF1853 family protein produces MNIASVKTSYFEPWLQFLHPIVRQLAFCIASPNLLCKLPKSFSIQHNFKLHPSEVWERHFQNYLPRLKELDQSPEPLIQFLSQLKSTRLGLRFENLLWFWLQEDNYHPYQLLGHSIQKIDGAKTLGELDFLILNKETQQIEHWEVALKYYLGEADLYLEQWIGLNRQDTLSKKLYHFTNKQFQFTEALGFKIQQRFAVLKGQLYLPLQLNLQQSLPDWINLKRRLGYWGTTIPHSSFYRLERHEWLCPNQQPSSISAHWWTDGLYCKSSEEVMFYMYRRPAYLNFKSNPY; encoded by the coding sequence ATGAATATTGCCTCAGTTAAAACTTCCTATTTCGAACCATGGCTTCAATTTCTACATCCTATAGTGCGGCAGCTGGCTTTTTGTATCGCTAGCCCCAATTTACTTTGCAAATTACCAAAAAGTTTTTCTATACAACACAACTTTAAGTTGCATCCAAGCGAAGTATGGGAAAGACATTTTCAAAATTATTTACCGCGTTTAAAAGAACTTGATCAGTCCCCAGAACCATTAATCCAGTTTTTATCTCAGCTTAAAAGTACACGCTTAGGTTTACGCTTTGAAAATTTACTTTGGTTTTGGCTACAAGAGGATAATTATCATCCTTACCAACTGTTAGGTCATAGTATTCAAAAAATTGATGGAGCAAAAACTTTAGGTGAGCTGGATTTTTTAATTTTAAATAAAGAAACTCAGCAAATTGAACACTGGGAAGTCGCGCTAAAATACTATTTAGGTGAAGCAGATTTATATTTAGAACAATGGATTGGGTTAAATCGTCAGGATACTCTGAGCAAAAAGCTTTATCATTTTACTAACAAACAATTTCAGTTTACTGAAGCATTAGGCTTTAAGATTCAACAACGTTTTGCCGTTCTAAAAGGACAACTCTATCTTCCTTTACAGTTAAATTTGCAACAATCATTGCCAGACTGGATAAATTTAAAGCGTCGATTAGGATATTGGGGTACTACCATTCCACACTCTTCCTTTTATCGATTAGAAAGGCACGAATGGTTGTGTCCAAATCAACAACCTAGTTCGATTTCGGCGCATTGGTGGACAGATGGTTTATATTGTAAAAGTAGTGAAGAGGTCATGTTTTATATGTATAGACGCCCTGCATACTTAAACTTTAAGTCAAACCCATACTAA
- a CDS encoding alpha/beta fold hydrolase: MSIHKELHILETDDHGEFALWEIAKSKNILIKKEAIFLSHGAFSDKTVCMGIADYLANHGYICFILEWRGHGTSPKTDIPFNFETVALYEYKTAFHYIHHNFNITSLHCVTHSGGGLCLTMFLINYPEYLKNIQSITFIACQAFGAVNNSFDFIKLFSAKLVVKGLGQIPANKFKLGRINESYYTMRPWFNWNLKGNFISEFKDIDYKKFMRSIRVPIYSICGAGDKFIAPVKGCYKYLQAFENENNIFREFGCSNNNLENYSHSRIVLSQNAAKEVWPTVLQWIDKNSKAAF, encoded by the coding sequence ATGTCAATTCATAAAGAGCTGCATATTTTAGAAACAGATGATCATGGTGAGTTTGCTTTATGGGAAATTGCTAAAAGCAAGAATATCCTGATAAAAAAAGAAGCAATTTTCTTATCTCATGGTGCATTTTCAGACAAGACTGTTTGTATGGGTATTGCAGATTATTTGGCAAATCACGGGTATATCTGTTTTATTTTAGAGTGGCGAGGGCATGGTACTAGCCCAAAAACAGATATACCATTTAATTTTGAAACTGTTGCATTATATGAATATAAAACCGCATTTCATTATATTCACCATAATTTTAATATAACTTCATTACACTGTGTAACACACAGCGGTGGAGGTCTATGCTTAACCATGTTCTTGATTAATTATCCTGAATATTTAAAAAATATTCAGAGTATTACTTTTATTGCTTGCCAAGCGTTTGGAGCAGTAAATAATTCCTTTGATTTTATTAAATTGTTTTCTGCAAAATTAGTTGTAAAAGGTCTAGGTCAGATTCCTGCTAATAAATTTAAGTTGGGGCGAATAAATGAAAGCTATTACACGATGCGCCCATGGTTTAATTGGAACTTAAAGGGGAATTTTATAAGTGAATTTAAAGATATAGATTATAAAAAATTTATGAGATCTATTAGAGTTCCAATATATTCTATTTGCGGAGCTGGCGATAAATTTATTGCCCCTGTTAAAGGATGCTATAAATATTTGCAAGCTTTTGAAAACGAAAACAATATATTTAGAGAATTTGGTTGCTCCAATAATAACTTAGAAAATTATTCTCATAGTCGAATTGTACTTAGCCAAAATGCTGCTAAAGAAGTCTGGCCAACTGTATTGCAATGGATAGATAAGAATTCAAAAGCAGCTTTTTAA